In one Candidatus Zixiibacteriota bacterium genomic region, the following are encoded:
- a CDS encoding extracellular solute-binding protein, whose product MIKRITMESALFLAAFITFSITNTAQAKTTLQWWQFWTDPDIKPAIQEMVSDFERENPDIQINITDLTWANGQEKIAIAFASKTGPDIVELGSDWIAKFADAGQLAEMGQFIAADSNKFQGWGLATYKNTVYARPWILGTRVIFGNRDLLAKAGYGEDFVPVTLIQLGESAFKIDQLSKEIYGWGSNTAEKHRLYKKFLPFFWTAGAQIFSEDNKYCLVASDMAIASLRFYKMLHDSCGYVADQRGIEDAFLDGKVGYVMSGDWLLKRITLENRKINLMSTIMPGLNFPGRSFLGGEFLAINEASENKEAASKFIAFVTSAENQVRFCKAAFAACPSSIEAQADPYFSSNNHFQSFISQIRMSKYPPVDPDWSSIEQEIERAVEDALFGSGLIATPLRNARIAISKIKAE is encoded by the coding sequence ATGATTAAAAGAATCACCATGGAATCTGCGTTGTTTCTGGCAGCGTTTATCACCTTTAGCATCACTAATACTGCTCAGGCAAAAACAACACTGCAATGGTGGCAATTTTGGACTGATCCTGATATAAAACCGGCGATACAGGAGATGGTGAGCGATTTTGAACGTGAGAATCCAGACATCCAAATAAATATCACTGATTTGACCTGGGCCAATGGACAGGAAAAGATTGCGATAGCCTTTGCATCGAAAACCGGGCCTGACATTGTAGAGCTTGGTTCTGACTGGATAGCGAAATTTGCCGATGCTGGTCAACTGGCTGAGATGGGACAGTTTATCGCCGCCGACAGCAACAAATTCCAGGGCTGGGGTCTCGCAACATATAAGAACACTGTCTACGCAAGACCTTGGATCCTCGGCACGCGGGTAATTTTTGGAAACCGCGACCTTTTAGCCAAAGCTGGCTATGGAGAGGATTTTGTTCCGGTGACTTTAATTCAGCTCGGCGAATCCGCGTTTAAGATCGACCAGCTTTCCAAGGAAATATACGGATGGGGTTCAAATACGGCCGAGAAGCACCGACTGTATAAAAAGTTTTTGCCCTTCTTTTGGACAGCCGGAGCGCAGATTTTCAGTGAAGACAACAAATATTGTTTGGTGGCGTCGGATATGGCCATTGCATCGCTTCGCTTTTATAAAATGCTTCATGACTCATGCGGTTATGTCGCGGACCAGCGCGGGATTGAAGACGCTTTTCTCGACGGCAAGGTCGGCTATGTCATGTCCGGTGATTGGCTTTTGAAGCGTATCACGCTGGAGAACAGGAAGATTAACTTAATGTCGACGATCATGCCCGGACTTAATTTTCCCGGTAGATCATTTTTGGGAGGTGAATTTTTGGCAATTAATGAAGCGTCCGAAAATAAAGAAGCCGCGTCCAAATTCATCGCATTTGTTACATCGGCTGAAAATCAGGTCCGCTTTTGCAAAGCCGCCTTTGCGGCCTGTCCCTCCAGCATTGAAGCCCAAGCCGACCCATATTTCAGCTCGAACAACCATTTTCAGTCATTCATCAGTCAGATTCGAATGAGCAAATACCCGCCGGTTGACCCTGATTGGTCGTCCATCGAGCAGGAAATTGAAAGAGCTGTTGAAGATGCTCTTTTCGGTTCCGGGTTGATTGCGACTCCGCTTCGCAACGCCCGCATTGCCATCTCGAAGATTAAAGCCGAATGA
- a CDS encoding pitrilysin family protein, protein MAIRTAAIGGGLFQKTTLSDGLRIVTEEIPSVRSISIGVWVEVGSRNETREENGISHFIEHMLFKGTKRRTAKQIAYSLESIGGGLNAFTSREQTCYTARVLDEYLDEAIDVLADITCCSTYTKINLDRERLVICEEIKESIDNPSDQIHDLFAKTYWGDHPLGAPILGPKENIMSFNRATMLEYVQRHYRSGSIVVAASGSISHRRLVKLVRDKFSFPMGVAAAPVAAKRSLEKNISITSSTNNQTHFCLGFPGVSYGSKDRMTALALNAYLGGGMSSVLFQKVREEKGLAYSVYTFHDFQRDTGIFGAYLGTDVDHLQQASDIVLAECRRMKRTKLTAEKLDPVKAQIKGQLTLSLESTSNRMNRIARLELLLGRFQPLSETLKEIDRVTPSQVLELANRLFDDSKMAVAVLGPADKQALAHVA, encoded by the coding sequence ATGGCGATTAGAACAGCCGCTATTGGTGGCGGTCTCTTTCAAAAGACGACATTAAGTGATGGATTGCGTATAGTCACAGAGGAAATCCCCTCCGTTCGGTCGATTTCAATTGGCGTGTGGGTAGAGGTGGGTTCTCGAAACGAGACTCGTGAAGAAAACGGGATATCTCATTTTATCGAGCATATGCTCTTTAAAGGAACCAAAAGGCGCACCGCCAAACAGATTGCCTATTCGCTTGAATCCATTGGCGGCGGACTGAACGCCTTCACCTCTCGCGAGCAGACGTGCTATACCGCTCGTGTGCTTGATGAATATCTCGACGAGGCCATTGATGTCCTCGCTGATATCACCTGCTGCTCGACCTATACCAAGATCAATTTGGACCGTGAGCGTTTGGTCATTTGCGAAGAGATAAAAGAATCAATCGACAATCCATCGGACCAGATCCATGACCTATTTGCCAAGACATATTGGGGGGACCATCCCCTTGGAGCTCCGATTCTCGGCCCCAAGGAAAACATAATGAGCTTCAATCGTGCGACTATGCTTGAATATGTTCAGCGCCACTATCGTTCGGGCTCAATTGTTGTCGCAGCCAGCGGTTCGATTTCTCATCGCCGGCTCGTGAAATTGGTTCGGGATAAATTCAGCTTTCCCATGGGTGTTGCGGCAGCGCCGGTAGCCGCAAAAAGATCTCTTGAGAAAAATATCAGCATAACCTCAAGCACAAACAACCAGACCCATTTTTGTCTTGGATTTCCGGGCGTAAGCTATGGATCAAAAGACCGCATGACGGCGCTTGCGTTAAATGCCTATCTTGGCGGCGGAATGTCCTCAGTTCTTTTTCAGAAAGTCCGTGAGGAAAAGGGATTGGCATATTCTGTCTATACTTTTCATGATTTCCAACGAGATACGGGAATCTTCGGCGCTTACCTCGGTACTGACGTCGACCACTTGCAACAAGCAAGCGACATCGTTCTGGCCGAATGTCGGCGCATGAAACGCACCAAGCTTACGGCTGAAAAGCTCGACCCTGTAAAAGCGCAGATTAAAGGTCAATTGACGCTGTCACTGGAATCAACCTCAAACCGCATGAACCGAATCGCCCGCCTCGAACTTCTCTTGGGACGCTTCCAACCCTTATCTGAGACACTCAAAGAGATCGATCGTGTGACCCCGAGTCAGGTACTTGAATTGGCCAACCGACTTTTTGACGATTCTAAAATGGCCGTCGCGGTGCTTGGCCCGGCCGACAAACAGGCGCTTGCCCACGTCGCTTAA
- a CDS encoding polysaccharide deacetylase family protein produces MPHVLAFHKLIPSFSYGVTNFSPKRLIKLLSTLRSEGWIFASLFQAHNTAKINEIALTFDDGYAHLQDILPTFIEEFGIRPTIFIPTALIGKSNRWDYSFHFAPTPHLGKEAIMTLSSQGVNFGSHGHTHCDLRTLSNDRLRDELYCSKAILEDITGREVQTISYPFGRFDSRVLEFVEEASFTSGFGMQFPMSNDTSLSRGRFPIYSYDTNYTIDCKFGDGLPYHLERAKALVTNKLSGGTILLHRLRGFKPID; encoded by the coding sequence ATGCCGCATGTACTGGCCTTTCATAAGCTGATTCCGTCGTTCAGCTATGGAGTCACCAATTTCTCACCGAAGCGGCTTATAAAATTATTGAGCACATTGCGGAGCGAAGGATGGATCTTCGCTTCTTTATTTCAGGCCCACAATACGGCAAAAATCAATGAGATTGCGCTGACTTTCGATGATGGCTATGCTCATCTTCAAGACATTCTGCCGACGTTTATAGAGGAATTCGGAATCAGACCGACTATATTCATCCCCACTGCGCTGATTGGAAAGAGCAACCGTTGGGATTACAGCTTTCATTTCGCGCCCACCCCGCACCTCGGAAAAGAAGCGATTATGACGCTGAGTTCTCAAGGTGTCAATTTTGGCTCTCACGGGCATACTCACTGTGACCTCAGAACTCTCTCTAACGACAGGCTTCGAGACGAGCTGTACTGTTCAAAAGCAATACTTGAGGATATTACCGGCCGGGAGGTCCAAACTATCAGTTATCCATTTGGTCGATTTGATAGTCGGGTGCTCGAATTTGTTGAAGAAGCTAGTTTTACGAGCGGTTTCGGAATGCAATTTCCGATGAGTAACGATACCTCACTATCCAGAGGGCGATTTCCGATTTATAGCTACGACACCAATTACACGATTGATTGCAAATTCGGGGACGGCTTGCCATATCATCTGGAACGAGCAAAGGCGCTGGTGACGAACAAACTCTCCGGCGGAACAATTTTATTACACCGTCTGCGTGGATTCAAGCCGATCGATTGA
- the leuS gene encoding leucine--tRNA ligase codes for METPKEQPQTEKPARKYDFESIEAKWQTYWEENRTFQAPEIARPAEKFYMLVMWPYPSGDIHMGHFRNYIIGDAVARRQMMLGKDVLHPLGWDAFGLPAERAAIQRNIHPADWTYSNIKVSRDTLKKVGISYDWSREVASCDPEYYKWTQWIFIQLFKKGLAYRKRGFVNWCPEDKTVLANEQVKDGKCERCGSLVEKKVQIQWYFKITEYADRLIDDLDTLPGWPENVKTMQREWIGRSHGLEIDFKVESTGEKIPIFTTRPDTVYGVTYLAIAPESESLSRMQLAGEYKVLVEDYIKKSAGRTDIERVAANREKDGVFTGLYAVNPFSGEKIPIWVADYVLAGYGTGAVMAVPAHDERDFSFATKYNLGIKVVLQGPASTGESLESPSTVFTDYGAMVNSGNFNRLSGETAIAAVNSFAESKVIGRIRVNYKLKDWSVSRQRYWGCPIPIIHCPKCGEIPVPDDQLPVILPKVDNFMPKGRSPLADVPEYINTTCPKCGGPAERDSDTMDTFTCSSWYHLRYMDPNNDKSPVNAEKAKSWMPIDLYVGGITHATGHLIYFRFFTKFLHDLGLLSFSEPATRFFNHGMVADSKGEVMSKSKGNVVSPIALMESRGVDITRLGMFFTAPSEMPVLWSSDSLTGVEKFVLSKFYPLKDMYRRSNPDLKQRFNLADLSEAEKEIYIRLNQTIKKITDDSERLQFNTVVSALMELIRDYDPNVIPTDKLNDSVILKAVQLIAPLAPHMAEEMWASFGFTTSIFKSNWPVADQNASVGETIVIAIQVNGKLRDSVTVPTNAGQELIEQVAMATEKVKSQTLGKEIIRKIYVPSRLLNIVVK; via the coding sequence ATGGAAACTCCAAAAGAACAGCCACAGACCGAAAAACCCGCCCGGAAATACGATTTTGAATCAATCGAAGCCAAATGGCAAACGTATTGGGAAGAGAATCGGACATTCCAAGCGCCAGAAATCGCCCGACCGGCTGAGAAGTTTTATATGCTGGTCATGTGGCCCTATCCGTCGGGTGACATCCATATGGGTCATTTCCGCAATTATATAATCGGCGATGCTGTCGCTCGAAGGCAAATGATGCTTGGCAAAGATGTTCTTCACCCGCTTGGCTGGGATGCCTTTGGACTTCCTGCAGAACGGGCGGCAATTCAGCGCAACATTCATCCTGCGGATTGGACGTACAGCAACATTAAAGTGTCGCGAGATACCCTCAAAAAAGTGGGAATATCATACGACTGGTCGCGGGAAGTAGCCTCTTGCGACCCGGAGTACTATAAATGGACGCAGTGGATCTTCATTCAGCTCTTTAAAAAGGGATTGGCTTACAGAAAGCGCGGTTTTGTCAATTGGTGTCCCGAAGACAAGACCGTGCTTGCTAATGAGCAAGTTAAAGACGGCAAATGCGAGCGTTGCGGAAGTCTTGTCGAAAAGAAGGTCCAGATTCAGTGGTATTTCAAAATAACCGAGTATGCTGACAGGCTTATTGATGATTTGGACACACTGCCCGGTTGGCCTGAAAATGTGAAAACTATGCAGCGGGAATGGATTGGACGGTCGCACGGACTTGAAATCGATTTTAAAGTTGAATCAACAGGGGAGAAGATACCAATCTTTACAACCCGCCCGGATACGGTATATGGAGTTACATATCTGGCAATTGCGCCGGAGTCTGAGAGTTTGTCCCGCATGCAATTAGCCGGTGAATATAAAGTATTAGTTGAAGATTATATCAAAAAGTCGGCTGGCCGAACTGATATCGAACGCGTTGCTGCCAACAGGGAAAAGGACGGAGTATTTACCGGGCTGTATGCGGTCAATCCATTCAGCGGAGAGAAAATCCCGATTTGGGTTGCCGATTATGTTCTGGCCGGTTACGGAACCGGCGCAGTCATGGCTGTTCCGGCGCATGACGAACGGGATTTCTCATTTGCAACAAAGTACAATCTTGGGATTAAAGTAGTACTTCAAGGTCCAGCATCTACTGGAGAAAGTCTCGAATCGCCATCAACGGTTTTTACCGATTATGGTGCAATGGTCAATTCCGGCAACTTTAACCGATTGTCCGGCGAGACAGCTATAGCGGCGGTAAATAGCTTTGCCGAGTCCAAAGTTATCGGGCGGATTAGGGTTAATTATAAGCTAAAAGACTGGTCGGTTTCACGCCAGCGTTACTGGGGTTGCCCGATACCAATAATTCACTGCCCAAAATGCGGAGAGATTCCCGTTCCAGATGACCAGCTTCCCGTGATTCTTCCCAAAGTGGATAACTTCATGCCAAAAGGACGCTCGCCGCTTGCCGATGTCCCGGAGTATATAAATACAACGTGCCCCAAATGCGGTGGCCCGGCTGAACGGGACTCGGACACGATGGACACATTCACCTGTTCGTCCTGGTATCATCTTCGTTATATGGATCCCAATAACGATAAATCTCCGGTAAATGCCGAAAAAGCCAAATCGTGGATGCCTATTGATCTCTATGTGGGTGGGATTACTCATGCAACTGGCCATCTCATCTATTTCCGCTTTTTCACCAAGTTTCTGCATGATCTCGGTCTTTTGAGCTTTTCTGAGCCTGCCACACGCTTTTTTAACCATGGAATGGTTGCCGACTCAAAAGGTGAGGTCATGTCTAAATCAAAAGGGAATGTCGTTTCTCCGATTGCGCTTATGGAGTCGCGCGGGGTCGATATTACGAGGCTCGGAATGTTTTTCACTGCTCCGTCGGAGATGCCTGTGTTGTGGAGCAGTGATTCGTTGACTGGTGTAGAGAAGTTTGTGCTCTCGAAGTTTTATCCACTGAAGGATATGTATCGCCGGAGTAATCCGGACTTAAAGCAACGCTTTAATCTCGCGGATTTGAGCGAAGCCGAGAAAGAAATCTATATCAGGCTTAATCAGACTATTAAAAAAATTACCGATGATTCTGAACGTCTGCAGTTTAACACCGTCGTCTCGGCCCTTATGGAGCTGATTCGTGACTACGATCCAAATGTTATTCCAACCGACAAGTTGAATGACTCGGTTATCCTAAAAGCCGTTCAACTCATAGCGCCGCTTGCGCCCCATATGGCGGAAGAGATGTGGGCATCGTTTGGCTTTACCACTTCAATTTTCAAATCGAACTGGCCTGTGGCTGACCAGAATGCAAGTGTAGGTGAGACGATTGTCATAGCGATTCAAGTGAATGGGAAGCTCCGCGATTCAGTGACCGTACCCACAAACGCCGGCCAGGAATTGATAGAACAGGTTGCTATGGCCACAGAAAAGGTGAAGAGTCAGACCTTAGGCAAGGAAATCATCCGCAAAATCTATGTCCCAAGTAGGCTACTAAACATAGTTGTGAAGTGA
- a CDS encoding ATP-binding cassette domain-containing protein yields the protein MTYLSLENVRKVYDEKVAVNDLSLQVPKGVILGIIGPNGAGKTTTIRMVMNITAPDSGSVLFEGRKIDESFKNRVGYLPEERGLYKKMTLEEIILYMAQLKDCPRAVAQTRIAPWLERMGLSDYRLKKVEELSKGMQQKLQFITTILHDPDIIILDELFSGLDPVNMELMKGVVQDLKRSGKTILFSTHVMEQAEKLCDHICMISGGNKVIDGTMAEVKARFGKNSVQIVIDGDGSFIRTLPGVKSVMEFGTYHELKLVEGADTQVILRSLIERVNLYRFEVVEPSLYDIFIDMAKVNPAEMTQDAVEANV from the coding sequence ATGACATACCTATCTCTCGAAAACGTTCGTAAGGTTTACGACGAAAAGGTCGCCGTGAACGATCTCTCTCTGCAAGTCCCAAAAGGCGTGATTTTGGGAATCATTGGCCCAAACGGCGCAGGAAAGACAACCACAATTCGGATGGTCATGAATATTACCGCTCCGGATTCCGGTTCGGTTCTCTTTGAGGGACGTAAGATAGATGAATCCTTTAAAAATCGCGTGGGCTACCTTCCCGAAGAACGGGGCCTCTATAAAAAGATGACCCTTGAAGAAATTATTCTCTATATGGCCCAACTCAAAGACTGTCCTCGAGCTGTCGCTCAAACTCGTATTGCTCCTTGGCTTGAGCGGATGGGACTGTCTGATTACCGCCTCAAGAAAGTTGAAGAGCTTTCCAAGGGAATGCAACAGAAACTGCAGTTTATCACCACGATCCTTCACGATCCCGATATTATTATTCTCGATGAATTATTCTCCGGACTTGATCCCGTCAATATGGAGCTTATGAAAGGTGTCGTTCAGGACTTGAAACGCTCAGGAAAGACCATCTTGTTCTCGACCCATGTTATGGAGCAGGCCGAGAAGCTGTGCGACCATATTTGTATGATATCGGGTGGGAACAAAGTCATTGATGGAACAATGGCTGAGGTGAAAGCCCGATTCGGGAAAAACTCAGTGCAAATCGTTATTGACGGAGATGGTTCATTTATCCGTACTTTGCCGGGAGTAAAATCAGTGATGGAGTTCGGCACGTATCACGAACTCAAACTGGTCGAAGGAGCCGACACACAGGTCATTCTTCGCTCACTTATCGAACGAGTCAATCTCTACCGGTTTGAAGTCGTTGAACCGTCTCTCTATGATATTTTCATCGACATGGCCAAAGTCAATCCAGCCGAGATGACTCAGGATGCGGTAGAAGCGAATGTCTAA
- a CDS encoding DUF6754 domain-containing protein, producing the protein MSEWFDITKLPILIATVVSVAIVLYTTYHSKSRDRFTIRQIPGLKAVEEAIGRATEMARPILFTPGWGGDIQRPTTIASLNILSSVAEKTAVYDCELIFPTHDPVIMTVAQEVVRESYIRAGVPERFKENNIRYVSSSQFGYAAAVEGIISRTKPASIFLLGTFEAESLIMAETGNSVGAIQIAGTDSTIQLAFFIVACDYTLIGEELFAASGYLSNDRSILASVRAQDILKVILAALLVVAMISASFSPTSNWWKI; encoded by the coding sequence ATGTCTGAATGGTTTGATATAACAAAACTTCCAATCCTTATCGCAACGGTGGTTTCTGTCGCGATTGTGCTTTATACGACTTATCACTCTAAAAGCCGTGACCGATTCACAATCCGTCAAATCCCCGGTCTGAAAGCCGTTGAGGAGGCTATTGGCCGCGCCACAGAAATGGCACGTCCGATTCTATTTACCCCCGGTTGGGGCGGAGATATCCAAAGACCAACAACGATCGCATCGCTGAATATCCTCTCAAGCGTCGCCGAGAAAACCGCCGTCTATGATTGTGAGCTTATATTTCCAACCCATGACCCGGTTATTATGACAGTCGCCCAGGAGGTTGTCAGGGAAAGTTACATTCGAGCCGGAGTGCCGGAAAGGTTCAAGGAGAACAACATCCGTTATGTATCATCGTCGCAATTCGGCTATGCTGCGGCTGTCGAAGGTATAATCAGCCGCACTAAGCCAGCCTCGATATTCCTTCTTGGCACATTCGAAGCCGAGTCCCTTATAATGGCCGAGACCGGCAACAGCGTCGGTGCCATTCAAATAGCCGGCACAGATTCAACAATCCAATTGGCCTTTTTTATCGTGGCCTGTGACTACACATTGATAGGCGAGGAGCTATTTGCCGCTTCCGGCTATCTTTCAAACGATCGATCAATCCTGGCATCAGTGAGAGCGCAGGACATTCTCAAAGTGATTCTGGCCGCGCTTCTGGTTGTCGCGATGATTTCGGCTTCGTTCTCCCCGACTTCGAACTGGTGGAAAATCTGA
- a CDS encoding serine hydrolase, with amino-acid sequence MHISFIRPLSYLKLLLLSCCFTLFMAGGTYFVELDGGQLQASETADTLASYKLSFDTACKLDKFAPKVNSKSAILVDWNTGNVLYAKGAEETRPIASISKLLSAMVILDKGTDLALTEVITKEDARRSSRSRLPVGTKLTLRDFLNASLLVSDNRATRVLARATCGSIDAFAIEMNKKAKELGLTHSLFFEPTGLDSRNVSTAHEVAMILYHASKYKLITSITSSKSSKIRLLNRKNRFMTLTNTNRLTLSKMKVLAGKTGYINEAQHCLATIVQNSKGEKLSLVVLGVPGDKLRFREARKLAEWGFK; translated from the coding sequence ATGCATATTTCATTTATCCGACCGCTCTCATATCTCAAACTTCTGCTTTTATCGTGTTGCTTTACACTCTTCATGGCCGGCGGAACGTACTTTGTAGAACTCGACGGCGGCCAATTGCAGGCATCGGAGACAGCTGACACGCTTGCCAGCTATAAACTGAGCTTCGACACGGCCTGCAAACTTGATAAATTTGCTCCAAAAGTAAATAGCAAATCAGCGATACTTGTGGACTGGAACACTGGTAATGTGCTCTACGCCAAAGGTGCCGAGGAAACTAGGCCAATTGCTTCGATCTCAAAGCTCCTCTCTGCGATGGTAATTCTCGATAAAGGCACCGACCTCGCGCTCACTGAGGTTATCACAAAAGAAGATGCTCGCCGATCGTCGCGTTCAAGATTGCCCGTCGGCACCAAGCTCACCTTGAGAGATTTCCTCAACGCCTCGCTTCTGGTCTCTGATAACCGGGCGACCCGTGTTCTTGCCCGAGCCACATGCGGCTCAATCGATGCCTTCGCGATTGAAATGAACAAGAAGGCCAAAGAGCTTGGACTGACCCATTCTCTGTTTTTTGAGCCTACTGGACTTGATTCAAGGAATGTGTCTACAGCCCACGAAGTGGCAATGATTCTCTATCATGCTTCCAAATACAAACTCATCACATCGATCACTTCGAGCAAGTCGAGCAAGATTCGTCTGCTTAACCGCAAGAATCGCTTCATGACCCTCACTAATACAAATCGCCTGACCCTGTCCAAGATGAAAGTTCTTGCGGGAAAGACCGGCTACATCAACGAAGCCCAGCACTGCCTGGCGACTATTGTTCAGAACAGTAAAGGGGAGAAGCTCTCGCTTGTTGTGTTAGGTGTCCCGGGCGATAAGCTCAGGTTCCGCGAGGCTCGTAAGCTTGCGGAATGGGGCTTTAAATAG
- a CDS encoding DUF72 domain-containing protein, with protein sequence MPDKIQTNNTSDSQPKADRPIGSVQIGTSGYSFEDWRGSFYPDKIDKGKMLDYYVQHFPTVEINSTYYGIPHPRVMANLIKKAPDGFDSLAKLHQSFTHRRSDLETDRKSFSEAILPLVEAGKLSGLLAQFPYSFKYSADNLDYTSICREAFPNVPLFVEFRHNSWVNRTMYERLKGEGVGYVCVDEPQLDGLLKPDVFATTETGYIRLHGRNAESWWTGGSLRYDYLYSNDELQEWNAKVKRLTAKVNKVYVLFNNCHQGKAVSNARQFVEMTKYL encoded by the coding sequence ATGCCGGATAAGATTCAAACTAATAATACGAGTGATTCGCAGCCTAAAGCCGACCGGCCAATTGGCTCTGTCCAAATCGGAACCTCAGGCTACAGCTTCGAAGACTGGCGCGGAAGCTTCTATCCTGATAAAATCGATAAGGGGAAAATGCTTGATTACTATGTTCAACATTTTCCCACTGTCGAAATAAACTCAACCTACTACGGAATCCCGCATCCGCGCGTGATGGCAAATCTGATAAAGAAAGCCCCTGATGGTTTTGATTCTCTTGCCAAGCTTCACCAGTCGTTTACCCATCGAAGATCTGACCTTGAAACCGACCGGAAATCTTTCAGCGAAGCGATATTGCCGCTTGTAGAAGCAGGGAAGCTCTCTGGACTCTTGGCGCAGTTCCCGTATTCATTCAAATACAGCGCCGATAATCTCGACTATACCTCTATTTGCAGGGAGGCCTTTCCTAATGTTCCTCTCTTCGTCGAATTCAGACATAATAGCTGGGTAAACCGGACAATGTATGAGAGATTAAAGGGAGAAGGCGTAGGATATGTCTGCGTCGATGAACCTCAGCTTGACGGATTGCTCAAACCTGACGTTTTTGCAACCACAGAGACCGGCTATATCAGACTCCATGGACGCAATGCAGAAAGCTGGTGGACCGGGGGAAGTCTTCGTTATGATTACCTGTATTCAAATGACGAGCTTCAGGAGTGGAACGCTAAAGTCAAGAGACTCACCGCCAAGGTGAACAAAGTCTATGTTCTATTCAATAACTGCCATCAGGGGAAAGCTGTCTCAAACGCCCGCCAATTTGTCGAAATGACAAAATATCTTTGA
- a CDS encoding ABC transporter permease, whose amino-acid sequence MSKFWIIFKSEYGQVVRKKSFIVGIFLTPLLMATFTILPTLLADTKATESEKLAIIDQGGQGVGKAFSEGLNEYKLEDSVGAYYSVTNIFTLESGDSEEYQRLRDSLDAEINEKNILYLLVVRPDAHLNDSNVFLVTNSDKIKSLNRFERVLTDILSSKRLSESNVNMPVDSVLHLTRQLELGLQDTQGESIPFFVKYMGAIVFVMLTFTMIITYGQMVMRSVIEEKNSRIMEVLISSVSPFQLMFGKLMGLGAAAFTQVLVWVSLGALLFVSRGMLGLNIDSSIDRLLFNPVIIFFFVAFLITGYIMYSSIFALIGSIVNTEKEAQNFIFPITMSLILPMMVAIAVIQEPHSVLAMTLAFIPFFTPTMMIMRIIFIAPTVTEYSLFSGIVGEALLGLILVILTSMVIVWLTSRIFRVGILMYGKRPTLPELVKWVKY is encoded by the coding sequence ATGTCTAAGTTTTGGATAATCTTCAAAAGCGAATACGGACAAGTAGTCCGCAAGAAGAGCTTTATTGTCGGAATCTTCCTCACGCCCCTTCTCATGGCGACATTCACAATATTGCCAACTCTCCTGGCTGACACTAAAGCCACTGAGAGCGAAAAATTGGCTATCATTGATCAAGGTGGCCAAGGCGTAGGGAAGGCCTTTAGCGAAGGACTTAATGAATATAAGCTCGAGGATTCTGTCGGGGCCTACTATTCAGTCACAAATATATTCACCCTTGAATCGGGTGACAGCGAGGAATACCAAAGGCTTCGTGATTCTCTCGATGCAGAGATTAACGAGAAGAATATCTTGTATCTTCTGGTTGTCCGACCTGACGCTCACCTCAATGATAGTAACGTGTTCTTAGTTACCAACAGCGATAAAATAAAAAGCCTCAACCGATTCGAGCGCGTCCTCACAGACATCCTCTCATCCAAACGACTCTCTGAGTCAAATGTCAACATGCCTGTCGATTCAGTGCTCCACTTGACTCGTCAACTTGAACTTGGCCTGCAGGACACTCAGGGAGAATCCATTCCATTTTTTGTCAAATACATGGGCGCGATTGTTTTTGTTATGCTGACCTTCACCATGATTATCACCTACGGCCAGATGGTCATGCGCTCGGTCATCGAAGAGAAGAATTCGAGAATTATGGAAGTTCTTATCTCATCGGTCAGCCCATTTCAACTGATGTTTGGCAAATTGATGGGACTTGGCGCGGCGGCCTTTACACAAGTGCTCGTCTGGGTTTCTCTCGGAGCTCTTTTATTCGTCTCCCGTGGAATGTTGGGACTCAATATCGACTCTTCAATAGACCGATTGTTGTTTAATCCTGTAATAATATTCTTCTTTGTCGCGTTTCTGATTACCGGCTATATCATGTATTCATCGATATTTGCCCTAATAGGGTCGATAGTTAACACCGAAAAGGAAGCGCAGAACTTCATTTTCCCTATAACAATGTCGTTGATTCTGCCGATGATGGTAGCAATAGCCGTAATTCAGGAGCCGCATTCGGTACTCGCGATGACACTTGCTTTCATTCCCTTTTTCACACCAACAATGATGATTATGCGGATTATATTTATTGCGCCGACTGTCACTGAATACTCGCTCTTTTCAGGAATTGTAGGGGAGGCCCTCTTAGGCCTGATCTTAGTTATTCTCACCTCTATGGTTATTGTATGGCTCACTTCCCGAATATTCCGCGTCGGGATTCTCATGTACGGCAAGCGCCCAACGCTTCCTGAACTTGTAAAGTGGGTTAAGTATTAA